The DNA sequence CGAGAACGGGGCGGGAAAGTCGACCCTGGTGAAAACGATCGCCGGGGTGCACCGCCCGGACGCCGGGCACGTCGAGGTTTCGGGCGAGCCGACCACGTTCGGCGCCCCGGCCGACGCCCAGCGCGCCGGGGTCGCGGTCATCTACCAGGAACCCACCCTCTTTCCCGACCTCTCGGTCGCGGAGAACATCTTCATGGGCCGCCAGCCGCTGGCGCGCGGGCGCCGCATCGACCGGCGCGCCATGCACAGGTCGGCCGAGGCCCTGTTCGCCCGCCTGGGCGTGCGCATCGACCCCGACCGCCCCGCCCGCGGCCTGTCCATCGCCGACCAGCAGCTCGTCGAGATCGCCAAGGCGATGTCGTTCGACGCCCGCGTGCTGGTGATGGACGAGCCCACGGCTGCGCTGTCCGGCGTCGAGGTCGAGCGGCTGTTCGCCGTGGCGCGCTCGCTGCGCGACAACGGGGCGGCGGTGCTGTTCATCTCCCACCGCTTCGACGAGGTCTTCGCACTGTGCGACCGCGTCACCGTGATGCGCGACGGCGGCTACATCTCCACCGACCCCGTCGCCGAGCTGACCGTCGACGCGCTCGTGCGCCGCATGGTGGGGCGCGACGTCTCGGCCCTGTACCCCAAGCAGGAGGTGGCGGCCGGCGAGGCGGTGCTGGAGGTCGACGGACTCGCCCGCGCCGGGGTGTTCGCCGATGTGGGCTTCTCGGTGCGCGCCGGCGAGATCGTCGCCCTGGCCGGGCTGGTGGGCGCCGGCCGCAGTGAGGTCGTCCGCGCCGTCTTCGGCGTCGACCGCTACGACACCGGCAGCGTGCGCGTATCGGGGCGGCGGCTGCCGGCGGGACGGCCCGCGGCCGCGATGGACGCCGGCATCGCGCTGGTTCCCGAGGACCGCCGCCAGCAGGGGCTGGTGATGGACATGTCCATCGAACGCAACGCGACGCTGACCCGCCGCTGGTCGTTGAGC is a window from the Streptomonospora litoralis genome containing:
- a CDS encoding sugar ABC transporter ATP-binding protein, whose translation is MDHHPPPAPPLLSLVGVSKSFGTVHALRDVSLELRAGEIHALCGENGAGKSTLVKTIAGVHRPDAGHVEVSGEPTTFGAPADAQRAGVAVIYQEPTLFPDLSVAENIFMGRQPLARGRRIDRRAMHRSAEALFARLGVRIDPDRPARGLSIADQQLVEIAKAMSFDARVLVMDEPTAALSGVEVERLFAVARSLRDNGAAVLFISHRFDEVFALCDRVTVMRDGGYISTDPVAELTVDALVRRMVGRDVSALYPKQEVAAGEAVLEVDGLARAGVFADVGFSVRAGEIVALAGLVGAGRSEVVRAVFGVDRYDTGSVRVSGRRLPAGRPAAAMDAGIALVPEDRRQQGLVMDMSIERNATLTRRWSLSRLGLLRRRDEERAAAVWAERLQLKAERLSDAVTTLSGGNQQKVVLAKWLATEPRVLIVDEPTRGIDVGTKAEVHRLLSELAGQGIAVLMVSSELPEVLGMADRVLVMHEGRITAELGRDEASEESVMYAATGQKDGAAA